In Lycium barbarum isolate Lr01 chromosome 9, ASM1917538v2, whole genome shotgun sequence, the DNA window TCAGGAACTTTTCCATTCCCATaaacacacttttttttttccatttttgacCGCATAAGTTTGACTCGGGCTGCGTAAAGCCCGTGCTGAGTTTCTCCATTTTAATGgccaattttttccttttttttttctgatcAAGAAATTGATTGGAAAAGATGGTGAAAgttaaaagaaaattatttagAGCTTAACATGGCATTCTTTTTATAGGATTTGAAAACCCATTTTTGTGTTACTATTTTCTCGATATTTTTATGAATAAAAAactcatttttctttccattttgatCATCAGGACTATTGAGATGTGGGAAGAGTTGCAGACTCCGTTGGACTAATTATCTGCGTCCAGATATAAAGAGGGGAAATTTCACCAGAGAAGAAGAAGATAACATTATCCAATTACATGAAATGCTTGGCAATAGGTCAGTTTCAATTTTCAAATATTTCAATTtaatttctttctatttttccCCTTTAATTTTTCTCCAAATTAACATTTGCTAATTTTAGTAATCAGTTTAATTCCTTGAATATTCTTTCCTTTTAGCTCTATCACATGCATATAATCTATCCCTTCACTTTTTCTTATTTAATCAAAAAGAAGAAATAAATTAAAGGACTTTTAAAAAGGGAGCATTGGCAAGAAGAATAATGATCATAGCTCTAAAAAAGCTGACTTTTATAAGGTTATTGTCTTTATCACATTCAGTAACATCTTGCATGCTCATAATCATCATTCACAGAAAAGGGAAGAAATTAATGAGAAATTATTCCCCTTTTTCTAAAGCCAATATTACTATAGCATGCTGTTTATTCATCCTTACAGAACCTTGGTCTTTTTGTTCAAAGAGTAGTTACAAAATCGAAAAGTGgctagaaagaaaagaaaaaatcagAACTTAAATGTCTAAATAATCCAAACATATGTGAAAAAGATTCTTTTAGACAGGTTTTTAGTTGCATTATTTAATCTCATTTGCAAATATATGGCATTTAATTATACGAGCTAAACAAATCAAGTCATGTGGTCCATATCTCCATAGGTTCTTGTGACAAAGTAATAATTAAAGTTTAAGCACTAGTATAATGCTTGCCCACTTATATCTTTAATTAAATTACAAAAGGTTTGTACTAATAAATTTTCccttaattatttatttttcagATGGTCTGCAATAGCAGCGAGATTACCGGGACGAACGGACAATGAGATTAAAAATGTATGGCACACTCACTTGAAAAAAAGGCTTAAAAATTACCAACCTCCTCACAACTCCAAAAGACACTGCAAAAACAACAATGATACCAAAGCTCCTAGTACTTCTCAAATTACCTTGAAAAGTTCAAACAATTTTAGCAACATCCAAGAAGACATTAATGGGCCCGGGTACGGCCCGAACTCACCACAATTGTCGTCTAGCGAGGTGTCGACTGTCACAGCCGATTCAATGGCCATGACAACCATCGCGAATGGTGATCAGACGATGATTAAACAATTAGATGAGATGGACTCGTCTGAAAATTTTATTCCAGAGATTGACGAGAGTTTCTGGACGGACGATTTATCCACAGCTGATAATTCGAGTTTCGATATGGCGGGTGCCCATGAAGAATTACAAGTTCAATTTCCATTTTATGCCATGAAGCAAGAAAGTGTGGAGATGGTTGAAACAAAACTAGAGGACGATATGGACTTTTGGTACAATGTTTTCATAAAGTCTGGGGACTTATTGGAGTTACCAGAATTTTGAGGGGTCAATTTGGTTGTACTGTAAACTTGAAGTAGTGGAATGCCAACTAATTATTGGTACTTTGGGATTATTGGGAGTTGACAAGTTTGAAAATTCATGTTTGTTTATTGACCTTTAGTTCTTGAGAGGACCAGCAAAACACTCCAAGttgattactttttttttttttttagctaggataatcttcttcttttttttcttccaatttttgtATTGGACCTTTTAGTTAGGTTAATGGGGAAAAGCATAGTGGATGGTAATGTGAAAAAGAAAGGTTATGATGGGTAATTATTATTAGGATTAGGGAAAAAGAAATGTAAGAGAAAAGTTTTCAAGAAACTCTGGTCTCCATCCTCCTAACTTAGCTTAATTTTATGTGAAGTACATCTTTTGTAACATGACATTACCCAAAAAAGGAATAAAAAGCATTTGTTATTCATCTTAATGCTCTGTTGTCATTGGATGAATTGTTGTATATTCTTACCAATTCGCTTATGTTTTATTCTAACCATATGCATTTGATGTTTAACAACCAAATTTGTGTCATGTATAGTCGAAAAGAGGGGAAATCACTCCCTACCAAGGTTTTTTCATTCTCAAAGCTCGAACTTGAAATCTTCGATTAAGATTAAGTAAGAGATCCTATCAATTTCACTACATCACACTCATTCGTGATCAAATTCACTTGAAATGCCTATGATTTGGTCCTTAATTTGTTTTTCCTTTTAACTTATCATCACGAGACACTATATTCTCTCAATATcttattttaagcttataaaatAATTAGAAATACTCATAATCCCTTGCAATTTCCTTCTGTTCCTTTTAAAATAGAAAAGGTTGCAGCACTTCCCTCTAATTTCTTTTCAATGCAAAAAAGCGCACACATTTCAGCAACCAAATTTTCATTAGGCTTATAATGTAATTTTACAAAATTTTCATCTTAAAAAACAAAATGATTTGATGCTTATATAAGTTAGAGAATTGAAGAACCTCAATAAACATAAACTAAATACCTTTAATGGAAGATTATATCTAAATTAAGATTACCCAGTCAAGAAAAGAAGTACATAAATTCAGTTCAAGATAATCCTAAAACATACTTGTAGAGagatttcttgtgctctgatttctgctattatctgttatttcctgtgctttgattatcctattttatctgtgtcgctttcgttatttgcatttccatatcgctttgaatctcttagccttatctgacctctttttatgctttttattgagccgagggtctttcggaaacagctgtctcaccttggtaggagtaaagtctgcgtacactctaccctcctcagacctcaCGTTGTGAAATTtcattgtgttgttgttgttgttgttcttgtataCTTGTAGAGAGAGGGGAAAAAACAGAGTTTAAAATAAATTAGAATTAGTCGTATGTAAGGATATCCCTTAATATTATGTACTAATCGTATGTATTACAGAAATTATGTAAGCAAATCCCTTAATAGTTTGTTTAAGGTGATCAATATCATTACCTCTAAATAAATATGCTACTAGAATATGATAATTAGCAATTAAGAGATAAAATATACTAAAAAAGTTTATGACACCATTTATTTTATGGTTCCATTTTAAGAGagaaaattattttacttagcaATCTAATATAATAGATGTCGAATTTAAAGGTGCAATCATTCATTTTTGCATCAAAAGTTGCTTAAAGAACTTTTGTCGGCTGAAGAGCATTTTTAAAAAAGGAATATTGATTGCCGTATGGTTTTAAACATTGATGTGCAGGTATAAATGataaatcaaaataattttgACGTGTGAAATAATTTTTTATCAGGAAAGTTTTAAACACATTGCATGTCAATCGATTGAAAGCAAATATATGCCATGTTAAAATGACACATCACGTTTTACATGGTAAAAGTGATTTATTTTTAAAAGGTGTAGTGTCATAATTTTCAACTGAAAAGTTACCAAGCTTTATATGAACTTTTGACATTTCGAAATTACAGAAAAAATGAGTGTGACAAAGTTTTACTTCCACACGGAAAATTGACCACAGAGTTGATCATGGAAGTGGAAGTTACTGAGATATTTTATATGAAAACATTGCTGAAATTTACCACCTAGAAGAGGCTGGTGTATATTGTCCGAGCACTTGATGTTCGATACTCATTTTAGGTTCTATTAATTTAAATTCGTGCTGAAAAATTCAATTCTCAGATTAACGTGACCAAATGACTTTATTCCCAGGCTCGATTCCCATACAAGGAGTACTTAGAGAAGGATTGAGATTTGTGAAATTTGCATGAGACAAACAATTAGGTGTACATAGTATAATTGGAAGATCAAGTACGTATAACGTGGGAACTAAAACCATACAATATATCATGCATATAAGCAAAGATTAGTATTTTTGGCTTAATGCATGTGCAGCCCCCTAAActtgtttcttttttttattttttattttggtacctcaactaagtgttgtttctATTGAACCCCTGAATTTTTCCTAAAGTGTGTCTATTATTAGACcccctaaatctgatttttattaaaAGGAGAAATTAAATTGGGAAAATGAAGgtggagtaatattttagacatgtggtgagctattctttaggtcatggatgtgtcggtTTCTGCTGGCTCTATTCTTCCACTGCCAGGTTAATTAATAGCTATTCTTTTTTTTTCGCTCTCAATTGATgttaatcttagctaaaagatgacataattaaattagaatatatattagcatgttgctacattgaagatggaatactatgTATGTcgaattgtgtttgatagacacaccgGATGACGAGTTCAGGAGTTTAATAAGAACAACACAAACGCAATAGACACACTGaaggacgagttcaggggttcaataagaacaacactTAATTAAAgtaccaaaataaaaaataaaaaaaaatttaggggccgcatatgcattaagtaGTATCTTTTTCTGACATATTTGATCGGAGCCATAGGCAAAATACATTTATTTTAGACCTAATTTATCTAAAAAAGTCACTGCAGAACCCACATGAGAGAGAGTCAGGGCCTACCTAGAATATTAGCTATGGCTTCATTCGAACTGAATCCGAAAAGAGGCCCAAGCTCCAATATGTCAGAGGCGGATCTATTAAGGAGGGAGGGAGTGTCACGCCACCCCCACACCTCGATCTATATATGTATAGAGGGAATGTTATAAATAGATGTAAGTTATTCCTTGCTTTtatattgttttcgatacgcttgattatatctaaccttttgtcatgtttttttttttttttttcctctcttgagcagccgagggtctttcggaaacagccgccctacctttcaaggtgggggttaggtctgcgtacactctaccctccccagaccccacataatgagattatactgggcttgttgttgttgttgttgttgttgttgttgttggcactCGGAATCATAAATGGCTGTCTGGTGCCACCAGCACAAGGTTGAATATTCTACCCCCAGCGATGGGGATCGAATCAGCTTACTCCACTTTTTTAGAACTATTTTGTTTTCTACGTTTAAGAAGCTTACgttctccatttttcttcttttatttttctattttgcttcttctttaccctcttttccttgtttcttcctttccttttctttattcCTGCTGACGCTTTTTTCCTTATGAGTTACATAttgactttttaaaatttattaatCATTGCTTCAGTTTAATTTTATTGCTCACTGTGTTTATTTGTAGTAATCTTTTATTTGAGTATCTAAAATGCATCTACATTGAGTTCTATTTGAGTATTTTTGAGATGGAGTATAGTTCCGGAATATG includes these proteins:
- the LOC132610597 gene encoding transcription factor MYB4-like, whose amino-acid sequence is MVRAPCCEKMGLKKGPWTPEEDQILISYIQSNGHGNWRALPKLAGLLRCGKSCRLRWTNYLRPDIKRGNFTREEEDNIIQLHEMLGNRWSAIAARLPGRTDNEIKNVWHTHLKKRLKNYQPPHNSKRHCKNNNDTKAPSTSQITLKSSNNFSNIQEDINGPGYGPNSPQLSSSEVSTVTADSMAMTTIANGDQTMIKQLDEMDSSENFIPEIDESFWTDDLSTADNSSFDMAGAHEELQVQFPFYAMKQESVEMVETKLEDDMDFWYNVFIKSGDLLELPEF